One window of Nicotiana tomentosiformis chromosome 11, ASM39032v3, whole genome shotgun sequence genomic DNA carries:
- the LOC138901230 gene encoding F-box/kelch-repeat protein At3g06240-like: protein MRTIHELKAAALGVDFSLQKLSPYFSIVNSSTLFLIPCGESILLPHSENFICDEYQEESAYGLGYDSTTDDYKVIRIDMSGDENANEILALKSGSSRKIDQSSGKTDSSLLSIRERLTSLHGAFNWLGILSRLSVVTFNISDEMYGDIALPEMMCLLPLYKIKVDFDVGVSMLRGKLCVYYTDERIFNLWVMKDYGVKESWTKLFIVPNNGIQRIIPIYMFSDGEVLLGYEDWRTLIKIEYRLISGGSVGLSNRMWPLDCDDTDAVTIDNDGIDQFVYTESLISPKLGH, encoded by the exons ATGAGAACAATCCATGAGTTGAAAGCAGCTGCCCTTGGTGTGGATTTCTCCTTACAAAAGCTTTCCCCTTATTTCTCGATTGTTAACTCTTCTACGTTATTTCTTATTCCTTGCG GAGAATCAATACTACTTCCCCACTCtgaaaattttatttgtgatgaatatcAGGAGGAATCTGCTTATGGATTGGGATATGACTCTACTACTGATGACTATAAAGTTATTAGGATTGACATGTCTGGGGATGAAAACGCTAATGAAATTCTGGCACTAAAAAGTGGTTCCTCGAGAAAAATTGATCAATCCTCGGGTAAGACAGATAGCTCTTTGCTGTCTATTAGGGAACGTTTGACATCTCTACATGGAGCATTTAATTGGCTTGGTATCTTATCAAGGCTTTCCGTGGTTACGTTTAATATTTCAGATGAAATGTATGGAGATATAGCATTGCCAGAGATGATGTGCTTGCTCCCTTTATATAAAATcaaggttgattttgatgtgGGCGTATCAATGTTGAGAGGAAAGCTTTGTGTTTATTACACGGACGAGAGAATTTTTAATTTATGGGTGATGAAAGACTATGGTGTTAAAGAATCTTGGACAAAATTGTTCATTGTGCCAAATAATGGAATTCAGCGTATCATACCAATATACATGTTTTCAGATGGTGAAGTACTACTCGGCTATGAAGATTGGAGAACACTAATAAAAATTGAATATAGGTTAATATCCGGTGGATCAGTTGGATTAAGCAATCGAATGTGGCCTCTAGATTGTGATGATACTGATGCAGTTACCATTGATAACGATGGTATTGATCAATTTGTCTATACGGAAAGTCTGATCTCTCCGAAATTGGGTCATTAG
- the LOC138900905 gene encoding uncharacterized protein — MCIGNSVTNSADLQSFFPLARRGEFLILVETYGKSNLNRWMKDIHNDQKQDFLNNLYREAMMRRLLLLVAIATLLNGVRGLGAEGPGRGAGGQGWGQGADGPGRGAGGRGGQGAEGQPLPPQEH; from the exons ATGTGTATCGGAAACAGTGTAACGAACAGTGCCGATTTGCAGAGTTTTTTTCCTTTGGCACGTAGAGGGGAGTTCTTAATCTTGGTGGAAACGTATGGAAAGAGCAATCTCAACCGTTGGATGAAGGATATTCATAACGATCAGAAACAAGATTTCTTGAACAATCTATACAGAGAAGCAATGATGAGAAG GCTTCTCCTTCTGGTAGCAATTGCTACATTATTGAATGGAGTAAGGGGTCTAGGAGCTGAAGGCCCTGGTCGTGGAGCAGGGGGTCAAGGATGGGGTCAAGGAGCTGATGGCCCTGGCCGTGGAGCAGGGGGTCGAGGGGGTCAAGGAGCTGAAGGGCAACCTCTTCCACCTCAAGAACACTGA
- the LOC138901229 gene encoding uncharacterized protein, with the protein MFTKLFPIDFSGAPSENLKEYLDSCHEVLQNMGIVETNGVDFAAFQMTGSSKKGWRDYLLTRPDASLALTWYQFSQLFIEKFLPITLREEHRRQFKRLQHDSMTVTQYETHFVDLSRHDILLIPTERERG; encoded by the coding sequence atgtttaccaagctctttcctattgacttcagtggtgctccttcagagaaCCTCAAGGAGTaccttgacagctgtcacgaggttctacaaaacatgggtatagtggagaccaatggggtcgattttgctgcatttcagatgactggttcctccaagaaggggtggagagattacttgttgaccagaccagatGCGTCACTTGCTCTTACTTGgtaccagttctctcagctcttcatagagaagtttctacctatcacattgagagaggagcatcgtcgTCAGTTTAAGCGTCTCCAGCAtgacagtatgactgttactcagtatgagacccattttgtggatttgtccCGTCATGATATTCTTCTgattcccaccgagagagagagagggtga